Proteins encoded in a region of the Sphingopyxis sp. OAS728 genome:
- a CDS encoding VOC family protein, whose amino-acid sequence MYSHNMVGANDIEAARKFYDATFQAIGGKPAIQDDKGRLIYMHNGGLFLVGTPIDGEPATVGNGCTIGFAMEGPEQAKAWHDAGVANGGTSIEDPPGIREGGFGAMYLAYLRDPSGNKLCALHRVV is encoded by the coding sequence ATGTATAGTCACAATATGGTCGGTGCGAACGACATCGAGGCCGCGCGGAAATTCTATGACGCGACCTTTCAGGCGATCGGCGGCAAGCCCGCGATCCAGGACGACAAGGGCCGCCTGATCTATATGCACAATGGCGGGCTGTTCCTTGTCGGTACGCCGATCGATGGCGAGCCGGCGACGGTCGGCAACGGCTGCACGATCGGCTTCGCGATGGAAGGTCCCGAGCAGGCGAAAGCATGGCACGACGCGGGCGTTGCCAATGGCGGCACCTCGATCGAAGACCCGCCGGGCATCCGCGAAGGCGGGTTCGGTGCGATGTACCTCGCCTATCTGCGCGATCCGTCGGGCAACAAGCTCTGCGCGCTGCATCGCGTCGTCTGA
- a CDS encoding LysR family transcriptional regulator, whose product MSAWEGIDEIVAIADAGSFVAAAARLGTSTSHISRAVIRLENRIGAQIFVRTTRRVVPTPAGRTLIEQFRSLIAARNDALSAVSDDGAPRGEVRMTCSIAMGERFVAQIARDYAFAFPDVTVTLELTNRVVDLLAEGFDLAIRTGTLPDSGLVATRIASRSLYLCAAPAYLARAGTPVSIDDLARHECLLGTAPAWHFRAQGKEITHRPAGRWRCNSGTAVTEAALAGHGVCQLPDFYVMPHLQSGALVSLLDPLRPQEEPIWAVYPQRRHLLPKVRLLIDKLREELPGALSRSGTA is encoded by the coding sequence ATGAGCGCATGGGAGGGCATCGACGAGATCGTCGCGATCGCCGACGCGGGCAGCTTCGTCGCGGCGGCGGCGCGGCTCGGCACCTCGACCTCGCACATCAGCCGCGCGGTGATCCGGCTTGAGAACCGCATCGGCGCGCAGATTTTCGTTCGCACGACGCGCCGCGTCGTCCCGACGCCCGCGGGCCGCACGCTGATCGAGCAGTTCCGCAGCCTCATCGCCGCACGCAACGACGCGCTGTCGGCGGTCAGCGACGACGGCGCGCCGCGCGGCGAGGTGCGGATGACCTGCTCGATCGCAATGGGCGAGCGCTTCGTCGCACAGATCGCGCGCGACTATGCCTTCGCCTTTCCCGACGTGACGGTGACGCTCGAACTCACCAACCGCGTCGTCGATCTGCTCGCCGAGGGCTTCGACCTCGCGATCCGCACCGGCACGCTGCCGGACTCAGGACTGGTCGCGACGCGCATCGCCTCGCGCAGCCTCTATCTCTGCGCCGCGCCCGCCTATCTCGCGCGCGCCGGGACGCCCGTATCGATCGACGACCTCGCGCGCCACGAATGCCTGCTCGGCACCGCCCCCGCCTGGCATTTCCGCGCGCAGGGCAAGGAAATCACCCACCGCCCCGCCGGCCGCTGGCGCTGCAACAGCGGCACCGCGGTCACCGAAGCCGCGCTCGCAGGCCACGGCGTCTGCCAGCTTCCCGATTTCTATGTGATGCCGCACCTGCAGAGCGGCGCGCTCGTCTCGCTCCTCGACCCGCTCCGCCCGCAAGAGGAACCGATCTGGGCAGTCTATCCGCAGCGGCGACACCTGCTGCCGAAGGTGCGGCTGCTGATCGACAAGCTGCGCGAGGAATTGCCGGGGGCTTTGTCGCGG
- the purU gene encoding formyltetrahydrofolate deformylase — translation MSGPYVLTFSCVDAVGIVAAVTGLLAERDGFILDSQQYADLDSGRFFMRVEFRGAGERFPEGLAGVEEAFAPIITRFAMDARISDRAAKPRFVIAVSQGSHCLNDLLHRWSTGNLAIDIVGVVSNHEAQRRLSEWHGVPFHYLPVSDANREAQEAAILDVMARGGAEYLVLARYMQVLSQDLSAKLSGRCINIHHSFLPGFKGAKPYHRAQERGVKLIGATAHFVTSDLDEGPIIEQAVERVDHRDSVDELIRIGRDTEAQVLARAVRWVAEQRVLIDGRKTVVFR, via the coding sequence GTGAGCGGACCCTATGTCCTGACGTTCAGCTGCGTCGACGCGGTGGGCATCGTGGCCGCCGTGACCGGGCTGCTGGCGGAGCGCGACGGCTTCATCCTCGACAGCCAGCAATATGCCGATCTCGACTCCGGGCGCTTTTTCATGCGCGTCGAGTTTCGCGGCGCGGGCGAGCGTTTTCCCGAGGGACTGGCCGGGGTGGAAGAAGCCTTTGCGCCGATCATCACGCGCTTTGCCATGGACGCGCGGATCAGCGATCGCGCCGCCAAGCCGCGCTTCGTGATTGCGGTGTCGCAGGGCAGTCATTGCCTGAACGATCTCCTCCATCGCTGGTCGACCGGCAATCTTGCGATCGACATCGTGGGCGTGGTTTCGAACCATGAGGCGCAGCGGCGGCTTTCGGAATGGCATGGCGTGCCGTTCCATTACCTGCCGGTGAGCGACGCAAACCGCGAAGCGCAGGAGGCCGCGATCCTCGACGTCATGGCGCGCGGCGGCGCCGAATATCTGGTCCTCGCGCGCTATATGCAGGTGCTCTCGCAGGATCTGTCGGCGAAGCTGTCGGGGCGCTGCATCAATATCCACCACAGCTTCCTGCCGGGCTTCAAGGGCGCGAAACCCTATCACCGCGCGCAGGAGCGCGGCGTGAAGCTGATCGGCGCGACCGCGCATTTCGTGACGAGCGACCTCGACGAGGGGCCGATCATCGAACAGGCGGTCGAACGCGTCGACCATCGCGACAGCGTCGACGAACTGATCCGCATCGGCCGCGATACCGAGGCGCAGGTGCTGGCGCGCGCGGTGCGCTGGGTCGCCGAACAGCGCGTTTTGATCGACGGACGCAAGACGGTGGTCTTCCGTTAG
- a CDS encoding LysR family transcriptional regulator translates to MQDFNDLRYFDAVVTNGGFAPAGRALRLPKSKLSRRIAALEERLGARLIERSSRRFRVTDIGLAFHAQAQLAVAAAERAEALVEASLSEPRGTVRMSCPTGLVSIVADLLPDFLALYPKGHVQIVAADRPVDIIAERIDVALRVRVKLDSDAALTMRTLAHSRRILIASPALANRIAGRGIDVLGEVPTLSSSGEDGEVLWRLEGPAGEPRDIRHTPRLSCGDFSAIRSAAVAGLGVAMLPDHACAGELRSGALVHVLPEWRSEDGIVHLVFTTRTGLPPLVRAWIDHLAKGFKNPDLFGER, encoded by the coding sequence ATGCAGGACTTCAACGATCTGCGCTATTTCGATGCCGTGGTGACGAACGGAGGCTTCGCCCCCGCGGGCCGCGCGCTGCGCCTGCCCAAGTCGAAACTCAGCCGACGCATCGCCGCGCTCGAAGAGCGGCTGGGCGCGCGCCTGATCGAACGGTCATCGCGGCGCTTTCGCGTCACCGACATCGGCCTCGCCTTTCACGCGCAGGCACAGCTCGCGGTGGCCGCCGCCGAGCGGGCCGAAGCGCTGGTCGAGGCGAGCCTCAGCGAACCCCGCGGCACCGTGCGCATGTCGTGCCCGACCGGGCTCGTATCGATCGTCGCCGATCTGCTCCCCGATTTCCTCGCGCTCTATCCCAAGGGGCATGTGCAGATCGTCGCCGCCGACCGCCCGGTCGACATCATCGCCGAACGCATCGACGTCGCGCTCCGCGTGCGGGTCAAGCTCGACAGCGATGCCGCGCTGACGATGCGCACGCTTGCGCACAGCCGCCGCATCCTGATCGCCAGCCCCGCGCTTGCCAATCGCATCGCCGGCCGCGGGATCGACGTATTGGGCGAGGTGCCGACGCTGAGTTCCTCGGGCGAGGATGGCGAGGTGTTGTGGCGGCTCGAGGGGCCTGCTGGCGAGCCGCGTGACATCCGCCACACGCCGCGCCTCAGTTGCGGCGATTTCTCCGCGATCCGTAGCGCCGCGGTCGCAGGGCTCGGCGTCGCTATGCTCCCCGACCATGCCTGCGCCGGCGAGTTGCGCAGCGGCGCGCTTGTCCATGTTCTGCCCGAATGGCGGAGCGAGGACGGGATCGTCCATCTTGTCTTCACCACCCGCACCGGACTGCCGCCGCTCGTCCGCGCGTGGATCGACCATTTGGCGAAGGGCTTCAAAAACCCCGACCTGTTCGGCGAGCGTTAG
- a CDS encoding prolyl-tRNA synthetase associated domain-containing protein → MRGEAGLLTDLDALGIPFAAYEHVAVFTVAESDEVNAAIPGAHTKNLFLKDNGGAYWLVTVPGEARVDLKALPAAIGSKRVSFGKADDMERLLGIAPGSVTPLAAINAEPGSITVVLDDALAAAETVNVHPLRNTATLGLSGTAVLDLLRHWGHEPQVASIPIQPA, encoded by the coding sequence ATGCGCGGCGAAGCGGGATTGCTGACCGATCTGGATGCGCTCGGCATCCCCTTCGCCGCCTATGAACATGTCGCGGTGTTCACCGTCGCCGAGAGCGACGAAGTGAACGCCGCGATACCGGGGGCGCACACGAAGAACCTGTTCCTCAAGGACAATGGCGGCGCCTATTGGCTCGTCACCGTCCCGGGCGAAGCGCGCGTCGACCTGAAGGCGCTGCCCGCCGCGATCGGCAGCAAGCGCGTGAGTTTCGGCAAGGCCGACGATATGGAGCGATTGCTGGGCATCGCGCCCGGGTCGGTGACACCGCTCGCCGCGATCAATGCGGAGCCGGGCAGCATCACGGTGGTGCTCGACGACGCGCTTGCTGCGGCCGAAACGGTCAATGTCCACCCGCTGCGCAACACCGCAACGCTCGGCCTGTCGGGCACAGCGGTCCTCGACCTGCTGCGCCATTGGGGGCATGAGCCGCAAGTGGCGTCGATTCCGATCCAGCCGGCCTAA
- a CDS encoding SDR family NAD(P)-dependent oxidoreductase, which translates to MTYDLTGKVAVVTGGNSGIGLGIAQELAAQGAKVFVTGRRQEELDAAVKAIGHGAIGVQGDVTSFADLDRLYDVVQQHGAPIDILVANAGGGAFQPLGEITEEEFDRTFGLNVKGTLFTVQKALPLLRDGASIILTGSTSAIKALPAFSVYGATKAAIRNFARHWILDLKDRKIRVNVIAPGATETPGLKGLTSTEEEWKGLEGGLAAGVPLGRLADPREIGKVAVFLASDASSYVNGAELFVDGGFAQI; encoded by the coding sequence ATGACCTATGATCTCACGGGCAAAGTCGCCGTCGTCACCGGCGGGAACAGCGGCATCGGCCTCGGCATCGCGCAGGAACTCGCTGCACAGGGCGCCAAGGTTTTCGTCACCGGCCGCCGCCAGGAAGAACTCGACGCGGCCGTCAAGGCGATCGGCCACGGCGCCATTGGCGTGCAGGGCGACGTCACCAGCTTCGCCGACCTCGATCGCCTCTATGACGTCGTGCAGCAGCATGGCGCGCCGATCGACATCCTCGTCGCCAATGCCGGCGGCGGCGCATTCCAGCCGCTCGGAGAAATCACCGAGGAAGAGTTCGACCGCACCTTCGGCCTCAATGTAAAGGGCACGCTGTTCACGGTGCAAAAGGCGCTGCCGCTGCTCCGCGACGGGGCGTCGATCATCCTCACCGGCTCGACGAGCGCGATCAAGGCGCTGCCCGCGTTCAGCGTCTATGGCGCGACGAAGGCGGCGATCCGCAACTTCGCCCGCCACTGGATCCTCGACCTCAAGGATCGCAAGATCCGCGTCAATGTGATCGCGCCGGGCGCGACCGAGACCCCGGGACTCAAAGGCCTGACCTCGACCGAAGAGGAATGGAAAGGCCTTGAGGGCGGTCTCGCCGCCGGCGTCCCGCTCGGCCGCCTCGCCGATCCGCGCGAAATCGGCAAGGTCGCGGTGTTCCTCGCCTCGGATGCGTCGAGCTACGTCAACGGCGCCGAACTGTTCGTCGACGGCGGCTTCGCCCAGATCTGA
- a CDS encoding S-(hydroxymethyl)glutathione dehydrogenase/class III alcohol dehydrogenase, which translates to MKTRAAVAFEAKKPLEIVELDLEGPKAGEVLVEIMATGICHTDAYTLDGFDSEGIFPSVLGHEGAGVVREVGAGVTSVKPGDHVIPLYTPECRQCKSCLSGKTNLCTAIRATQGKGLMPDGTTRFSYKGQPIFHYMGCSTFSNFTVLPEIAVAKIREDAPFQSSCYIGCGVTTGVGAVINTAKVQVGDNVVVFGLGGIGLNVIQGARLAGADKIIGVDINPDREEWGRKFGMTDFLNSKGMSREDVVATIVAMTDGGADYTFDATGNTEVMRIALEACHRGWGTSIIIGVAEAGKEIATRPFQLVTGRNWRGTAFGGAKGRTDVPKIVDMYMTGKIEIDPMITHVMGLEEINKGFDLMHAGESIRSVVVF; encoded by the coding sequence ATGAAGACCCGCGCCGCCGTTGCGTTCGAAGCGAAAAAGCCGCTCGAAATCGTCGAACTCGACCTCGAAGGCCCGAAGGCGGGCGAGGTGCTGGTCGAGATCATGGCGACGGGCATCTGCCATACCGACGCCTATACGCTCGACGGCTTCGACAGCGAGGGCATCTTCCCGAGCGTGCTGGGGCATGAGGGCGCGGGCGTGGTGCGCGAGGTCGGCGCGGGCGTCACCAGCGTGAAGCCCGGTGACCATGTGATCCCGCTCTACACGCCGGAATGCCGCCAGTGCAAAAGCTGCCTTTCGGGCAAGACCAACCTCTGCACCGCGATCCGCGCGACGCAGGGCAAGGGGCTGATGCCCGACGGCACGACGCGGTTCAGCTACAAGGGCCAGCCGATCTTTCATTATATGGGCTGCTCGACCTTCTCGAACTTCACCGTGCTGCCCGAGATCGCGGTCGCGAAGATCCGCGAGGACGCGCCGTTCCAGTCGAGCTGCTATATCGGCTGCGGCGTGACCACCGGCGTCGGCGCGGTCATCAACACCGCGAAGGTGCAGGTCGGCGACAATGTCGTCGTCTTCGGCCTTGGCGGTATCGGGCTCAACGTGATCCAGGGCGCGCGGCTGGCGGGCGCCGACAAGATCATCGGGGTCGACATCAACCCCGACCGCGAGGAATGGGGCCGCAAGTTCGGCATGACCGACTTCCTCAATTCGAAGGGCATGAGCCGCGAGGATGTCGTCGCGACGATCGTCGCGATGACCGACGGCGGCGCCGACTACACCTTCGATGCGACGGGCAATACCGAAGTGATGCGCATCGCATTGGAGGCCTGCCACCGCGGCTGGGGCACCTCGATCATCATCGGCGTTGCCGAGGCGGGCAAGGAAATCGCGACGCGTCCGTTCCAGCTGGTCACCGGACGCAACTGGCGCGGCACAGCCTTCGGCGGCGCGAAGGGCCGCACCGACGTGCCGAAGATCGTCGACATGTATATGACCGGCAAGATCGAGATCGACCCGATGATCACCCACGTCATGGGGCTGGAAGAGATCAACAAGGGTTTCGACCTGATGCACGCGGGCGAGAGCATCCGCAGCGTCGTCGTTTTCTGA